The following DNA comes from Cytophagales bacterium.
AAACGAACAGCTACGAGTTAGAGATTGCAAGTTTAATAATTATATTGGCACGGGGGGTATAAATTTTCCGGAACGCAACACCAATTTTGACTGGGATATGCTTACGAATAAATTATGTATTTTTAAGCATTCAGAAGATAGTTTATTTGTATTCCGTGGAAAAACTGATAATGAAATTAAAAATTCTTACGATCTGAAAGAACTGATCGCTTCTTATAACAAATTTTTCAAACTTTACCGCGAACGAGGCGACATCGAATCAGCCAACGCATGCTACGTAGAAATGAAAGACATAGAAACCCGCAGGTGGCAATACCTCTACAAACAAGACCCAACCCTTCAAAACTTTTCAAAATGGAAGCTCAATCAATTCCTAAAAATCTTCTGCGACTACGGCACCAGCCCCACCAAATCGCTCATCATATCATTTTATGTAATACTCGCTTTTGCTCTTTTCTATTTCTTCTTCTACAGCGAATGGGATCAGATCAACCGGAGTTATTTGGTAAACCGGTACCGTAAAATGATGACCTGGTTCCGCTCGGAACAAAGCATGGAAGATTTTTATTCTGAAAGGTACAAAGAAGAGATACAATCTTATGAAGATTTCAAAATGGAAATAGAAGAAGGAAAGATAGAATTGCCGCTTTACTTCAGATTAATAGGTAGGCCGTTGTATCACCTTTCATTGTTACATCACAAAATTACTTCATGGTTTTACCGGAGGACGGATATCCTTAGTGGCAGATGGACAGAATTGAGGAGAGGCAGAAGAATATACGTTTCCACCGTTTCGGGAATTGGCGTAGTGTTTTACATTATTTATCTCATTCTCATACGAAGTATAAACTCATTGTTTTTAAGCATTAACACTTTTTCCACACTTGGCTTCGGGGATATTCCGGTAAAGGGCATTAGCAGGTATATGGCTATATTAGAAGGTTTTCTTGGGTGG
Coding sequences within:
- a CDS encoding two pore domain potassium channel family protein, which encodes MKLKFIITIILFSFCAYHIAFSQEKLRRTLSIQEWIDEMVNCEDSVYYLIDADIVYNHKKDKVQYRERDVDNADEIVIKSAIVLSDCNFNFDHGIVLNNFSFKDRVVFELCKAPYFDFINCTFEKFFCILECEFKTLTFSNTTIKGEFWEAGNIIKNLRFDHLIYEANSYNKFFYFSISSTEIGYINIFNSKFILSDSLKNIPIESSKIPEVYIRVSTEALHLKNDTFDLPVNFGGLTVNEQLRVRDCKFNNYIGTGGINFPERNTNFDWDMLTNKLCIFKHSEDSLFVFRGKTDNEIKNSYDLKELIASYNKFFKLYRERGDIESANACYVEMKDIETRRWQYLYKQDPTLQNFSKWKLNQFLKIFCDYGTSPTKSLIISFYVILAFALFYFFFYSEWDQINRSYLVNRYRKMMTWFRSEQSMEDFYSERYKEEIQSYEDFKMEIEEGKIELPLYFRLIGRPLYHLSLLHHKITSWFYRRTDILSGRWTELRRGRRIYVSTVSGIGVVFYIIYLILIRSINSLFLSINTFSTLGFGDIPVKGISRYMAILEGFLGWFLLSIFSVSLISQILQN